One genomic segment of Streptomyces sp. NBC_00239 includes these proteins:
- a CDS encoding superoxide dismutase, whose product MAIYTLPELPYDYAALEPVINPQIIELHHDKHHAAYVAGANTTLEQLEEAREKENWGALNGLEKNLAFHLSGHILHSIYWHNMASPTTGEGGGEPTAADGLGDLADAITESFGSFAKFKKQLTFASSATQGSGWGVLAYEPLSGRLIVEQVYDHQGNVGQASVPVLVFDAWEHAFYLQYKNQKVDFIEAMWKVVNWQDVARRYADAKANTPLLVPVKNG is encoded by the coding sequence ATGGCCATCTACACGCTTCCCGAGCTTCCGTACGACTACGCGGCGCTCGAGCCGGTGATCAACCCGCAGATCATCGAGCTGCACCACGACAAGCACCACGCGGCGTACGTCGCCGGCGCCAACACCACGCTGGAGCAGCTGGAGGAGGCGCGCGAGAAGGAGAACTGGGGCGCGCTGAACGGCCTGGAGAAGAACCTGGCCTTCCACCTCTCCGGGCACATCCTGCACAGCATCTACTGGCACAACATGGCCAGCCCGACGACCGGCGAGGGCGGCGGCGAGCCGACCGCCGCGGACGGCCTCGGCGACCTCGCGGACGCGATCACCGAGTCCTTCGGCTCCTTCGCGAAGTTCAAGAAGCAGCTGACCTTCGCCTCGTCGGCCACCCAGGGCTCCGGCTGGGGCGTCCTCGCGTACGAGCCGCTCAGCGGCCGCCTGATCGTCGAGCAGGTCTACGACCACCAGGGCAACGTGGGCCAGGCCTCCGTGCCGGTGCTCGTGTTCGACGCCTGGGAGCACGCCTTCTACCTGCAGTACAAGAACCAGAAGGTCGACTTCATCGAGGCCATGTGGAAGGTCGTCAACTGGCAGGACGTGGCCCGGCGCTACGCCGACGCCAAGGCGAACACCCCGCTGCTGGTCCCCGTCAAGAACGGCTGA
- a CDS encoding amino acid permease: MPQTTLTPPEREQAAAAPGSPAGPPLSNGLKQRHLSMIALGGVIGAGLFVGSGAGIAAAGPSIVLAYAASGLLVMFVMRMLGEMSAANPASGSFSVHAERAIGPWAGFTAGWMFWTLLCVGVAIEAIGAANIVSGWLPGTPPWLWVLVFMAVFCGSNLAAVSHFGEFEFWFATLKIGAIGLFLTLGTLAVLGVLPGTDSPGAANLLHDGGFLPNGVQGLLVGLLASVVAYGGLETVTIAAAESEDPVRGVARAVRTTMWRIAVVYVGSMLVIVTLIPWNSEGAAKAPYAAALDHLGIPGAGQIMNVVILIALLSAMNANIYGSSRMAYSLVSRGQGPKALGKVAGRVPRRAVLASSGFGFVTVLLSYWYPDTLFAWLLNMVGGVILVVWGFIAVSQFVLRRRLAREDPAKLVVKMWGFPYLTWVALAGVAGVLGLMAWDPDTRVQVIFTGGLTVALAATGYAVQRKAAART; the protein is encoded by the coding sequence ATGCCCCAGACCACCCTCACGCCCCCCGAACGGGAACAGGCGGCCGCCGCGCCCGGATCTCCGGCCGGACCCCCGCTCTCGAACGGCCTCAAGCAGCGCCACCTCTCGATGATCGCCCTCGGCGGCGTCATCGGCGCCGGACTCTTCGTCGGCTCCGGCGCCGGCATCGCGGCGGCCGGGCCCTCGATCGTGCTGGCGTACGCCGCGTCCGGGCTGCTCGTGATGTTCGTGATGCGGATGCTCGGCGAGATGTCCGCGGCCAATCCGGCCTCCGGCTCCTTCTCGGTGCACGCCGAGCGGGCCATCGGCCCGTGGGCCGGCTTCACCGCCGGCTGGATGTTCTGGACCCTGCTCTGCGTGGGCGTGGCGATCGAGGCGATCGGCGCGGCGAACATCGTGTCGGGCTGGCTGCCGGGCACCCCGCCGTGGCTGTGGGTGCTGGTCTTCATGGCCGTGTTCTGCGGCAGCAACCTGGCCGCGGTCTCGCACTTCGGCGAGTTCGAGTTCTGGTTCGCGACCCTGAAGATCGGCGCGATCGGGCTGTTCCTGACCCTGGGCACGCTCGCGGTCCTCGGCGTGCTGCCGGGCACCGATTCCCCGGGCGCCGCCAACCTGCTGCACGACGGCGGCTTCCTGCCCAACGGCGTGCAGGGCCTGCTGGTCGGCCTGCTCGCCTCGGTCGTCGCGTACGGCGGCCTGGAGACGGTGACCATCGCGGCCGCCGAGTCCGAGGACCCGGTGCGCGGCGTCGCCCGGGCCGTGCGCACCACCATGTGGCGGATCGCCGTCGTCTACGTGGGCTCCATGCTGGTGATCGTCACCCTGATCCCGTGGAACTCCGAGGGCGCCGCGAAGGCCCCCTACGCCGCCGCGCTCGACCACCTGGGCATCCCGGGGGCCGGGCAGATCATGAACGTGGTCATCCTGATCGCGCTGCTGTCGGCGATGAACGCCAACATCTACGGCTCCTCGCGGATGGCGTACTCGCTGGTCTCCCGCGGGCAGGGCCCCAAGGCACTCGGCAAGGTCGCCGGCCGGGTGCCGCGGCGCGCGGTGCTCGCCTCCTCCGGCTTCGGTTTCGTCACCGTGCTGCTGTCGTACTGGTACCCGGACACCCTGTTCGCCTGGCTGCTGAACATGGTCGGCGGGGTCATCCTCGTGGTCTGGGGCTTCATCGCCGTCTCGCAGTTCGTGCTGCGCCGCCGCCTGGCGCGGGAGGACCCGGCGAAGCTGGTCGTGAAGATGTGGGGCTTCCCCTACCTGACGTGGGTGGCGCTCGCCGGAGTGGCCGGGGTGCTGGGCCTGATGGCGTGGGACCCCGACACCCGGGTCCAGGTGATCTTCACCGGCGGCCTGACCGTCGCGCTCGCCGCCACCGGGTACGCCGTGCAGCGCAAGGCCGCCGCCCGGACCTGA
- a CDS encoding SDR family NAD(P)-dependent oxidoreductase: MADSVRELAETGRGVLVTGASRGIGRAVATAFAAQGDRVAVHSTARHADAEQTLAGLPGTGHVLLTGDLADPAAAETLAARAEEALGAVDVLVNNAAVMVAHPLPDTSYADWRDAWQQTFAVNLFGTANLSYCVARRMVDAGRPGRIVNIGSRGAFRGEPDHPAYGASKAAVHALGQSLAVSLAPHGIAVASVAPGFVSTARVADRLTGAEGEAIRAQSPFGRVGTPEEIAAAVRFLASPAAAWTSGTVLDANGASYLRT; the protein is encoded by the coding sequence ATGGCGGACAGCGTGCGGGAACTGGCCGAGACGGGTCGGGGCGTACTGGTCACCGGAGCCTCCCGGGGCATCGGACGGGCCGTCGCCACCGCCTTCGCCGCCCAGGGCGACCGGGTCGCCGTGCACAGCACCGCCCGGCACGCGGACGCCGAACAGACCCTCGCCGGACTGCCCGGCACCGGGCACGTCCTGCTCACCGGCGACCTCGCCGACCCGGCGGCCGCCGAGACGCTGGCCGCGCGGGCCGAGGAGGCGCTCGGCGCCGTCGACGTCCTCGTGAACAACGCCGCCGTGATGGTCGCGCACCCGCTGCCCGACACCTCCTACGCCGACTGGCGGGACGCCTGGCAGCAGACCTTCGCGGTCAACCTGTTCGGCACCGCGAACCTCTCGTACTGCGTCGCCCGCCGAATGGTCGACGCCGGCCGGCCGGGCCGCATCGTCAACATCGGCTCGCGCGGCGCCTTCCGCGGCGAACCCGACCACCCGGCCTACGGCGCGAGCAAGGCGGCCGTGCACGCGCTCGGCCAGTCCCTGGCCGTCTCCCTAGCCCCGCACGGCATCGCGGTGGCCTCCGTGGCACCCGGATTCGTCTCGACCGCGCGGGTCGCCGACCGCCTCACCGGCGCGGAGGGCGAGGCGATCCGCGCCCAGAGCCCCTTCGGCCGGGTCGGCACCCCCGAGGAGATCGCCGCCGCCGTCCGCTTCCTCGCCTCGCCCGCGGCCGCCTGGACCTCCGGCACCGTGCTCGACGCCAACGGAGCCTCCTACCTGCGGACCTGA
- a CDS encoding amino acid permease, translating to MHDPLPAEPLSHGLKQRHLTMLGLGGVIGAGLFVGSGAGISVAGPGIIVSYLLAGTLAMLVMRMLGEMSAAMPASGSFSVHAERALGRWAGFSVGWLYWFLLVVVLAVEATGAAKIANGWLPGVPQWTWVLIFMVVFTVSNLAAVRNFGEFEFWFAALKVGAIVLFLVLGGLAIAGLLPDTDPIGLANLTGQGGFLPHGWSGVISGVLAVVFAFGGLEVVTIAAAESDDPARAVARAVRSAVWRILFFYVGSMLVIVTLLPWNTAKPDESPYVAVLDSIGVGSAGQIMNVVVFVALLSALNANLYGSSRMVFSLAERGEAPQALLKVSGGGVPRRAVFASVAFGFVSVVLNLLWPETVFLYMLNAVGAVLLFVWALIAVSQLMLRRRIERETPERLVLRMWAFPYLTWAALAAMAVVLVLMLFDDSARPQLLWSGGATAAVLAVAFVREYRDRRGRDRGRGRGGSDGGRGDGGSPERAERSAV from the coding sequence ATGCACGACCCGCTGCCCGCAGAGCCGCTGTCCCACGGGCTCAAACAGCGCCACCTGACCATGCTCGGCCTGGGCGGTGTGATCGGCGCCGGCCTGTTCGTCGGCTCCGGCGCCGGCATCTCCGTGGCCGGCCCCGGCATCATCGTGTCGTATCTGCTCGCCGGCACCCTGGCGATGCTGGTGATGCGGATGCTCGGCGAGATGTCCGCCGCGATGCCCGCCTCCGGTTCGTTCTCCGTGCACGCGGAGCGCGCGCTCGGCCGCTGGGCCGGGTTCTCGGTGGGCTGGCTGTACTGGTTCCTGCTCGTGGTGGTGCTCGCGGTCGAGGCGACCGGCGCGGCGAAGATCGCGAACGGCTGGCTGCCCGGAGTCCCGCAGTGGACCTGGGTGCTGATCTTCATGGTGGTCTTCACCGTCAGCAACCTGGCGGCGGTGCGCAACTTCGGCGAGTTCGAGTTCTGGTTCGCCGCCCTGAAGGTCGGCGCCATCGTGCTGTTCCTGGTGCTCGGCGGCCTGGCCATCGCCGGGCTGCTGCCCGACACCGACCCGATCGGCCTCGCGAACCTCACCGGTCAGGGCGGCTTCCTGCCCCACGGCTGGTCGGGGGTGATCTCCGGGGTGCTCGCCGTGGTGTTCGCCTTCGGTGGCCTGGAGGTCGTCACCATCGCCGCCGCCGAGTCCGACGACCCGGCGCGCGCGGTGGCCCGCGCGGTGCGCAGCGCGGTGTGGCGCATCCTCTTCTTCTACGTCGGCTCGATGCTGGTGATCGTCACGCTGTTGCCGTGGAACACCGCGAAGCCGGACGAGAGCCCGTACGTGGCGGTCCTCGACTCGATCGGGGTCGGTTCGGCCGGGCAGATCATGAACGTCGTGGTGTTCGTGGCGCTGCTGTCGGCGCTCAACGCCAACCTGTACGGGTCCTCGCGCATGGTGTTCTCGCTGGCCGAGCGCGGCGAGGCGCCGCAGGCGCTGCTGAAGGTGTCGGGGGGCGGGGTGCCGCGCCGGGCGGTGTTCGCCTCGGTCGCGTTCGGGTTCGTCTCGGTGGTGCTGAACCTGCTGTGGCCGGAGACGGTCTTCCTCTACATGCTCAACGCGGTGGGCGCGGTCCTGCTGTTCGTGTGGGCGCTGATCGCCGTCTCGCAGCTGATGCTGCGCCGCCGGATCGAGCGGGAGACCCCGGAACGCCTGGTGCTGCGCATGTGGGCCTTCCCGTACCTGACCTGGGCCGCACTGGCGGCGATGGCGGTGGTGCTGGTGCTGATGCTGTTCGACGACTCGGCGCGGCCGCAGCTGCTGTGGTCGGGCGGGGCGACGGCGGCGGTGCTGGCGGTGGCCTTCGTACGGGAGTACCGTGACCGCCGCGGCCGTGACCGTGGCCGTGGCCGTGGCGGCAGCGACGGCGGTCGCGGGGACGGCGGCAGCCCGGAGCGTGCCGAGCGCAGCGCCGTCTGA
- a CDS encoding biotin transporter BioY: MSTAAPLSFRPGAVLADLLPASRTRDAALVLGGAALMGAAAQVSVHVPGLIVPVTGQTFAALLVGTALGARRGFLSLALYTLVGMAGVPWFAGGAAGAGGATFGYVLGMLLASTVVGALARRGADRSVLRTAGAMAVGSLIVYAVGVPYLALATGMSFSAALAAGMVPFLIGDALKAALAMGLLPATWKLLGRRG, encoded by the coding sequence ATGAGCACCGCAGCACCCCTGTCCTTCCGGCCCGGCGCCGTCCTCGCCGACCTGCTGCCCGCGAGCCGCACCCGCGACGCAGCGCTGGTGCTCGGCGGCGCCGCCCTGATGGGCGCGGCCGCCCAGGTCTCCGTCCACGTACCCGGCCTGATCGTGCCCGTCACCGGCCAGACGTTCGCCGCGCTGCTCGTCGGCACCGCGCTCGGCGCCCGCCGGGGCTTCCTGTCCCTGGCCCTGTACACGCTGGTGGGCATGGCCGGCGTGCCGTGGTTCGCGGGCGGCGCCGCGGGCGCCGGCGGCGCCACCTTCGGCTACGTCCTCGGCATGCTGCTCGCCTCGACCGTCGTCGGCGCCCTGGCCCGGCGCGGCGCGGACCGCTCCGTGCTGCGCACCGCGGGCGCGATGGCGGTCGGCTCGCTGATCGTCTACGCCGTCGGCGTCCCTTACCTGGCGCTCGCCACCGGCATGTCCTTCTCCGCCGCACTCGCCGCCGGCATGGTGCCCTTCCTGATCGGCGACGCCCTCAAGGCGGCCCTCGCCATGGGCCTGCTGCCCGCCACCTGGAAGCTCCTCGGCCGCCGCGGCTGA
- a CDS encoding amino acid permease — translation MSSTTTLQKAGGGSGDPGSTQPSDGLKAGLKNRHLSMIAIGGVIGAGLFVGSGGGIAKAGPAILVSYALVGAMVVFVMRMLGEMAAASPNSGSFSAYADRALGRWAGFSIGWLYWFFWVVVLAVEATAGAAILESWIPAVPQWAWALIVMAVLTLTNLGSVASYGEFEFWFAGIKVVAIGAFVIVGMLAVFGLLPGSDNPGAGFAHLTDTGGFMPNGWGSILTGVLMVVFSFMGSEIVTLAAGESEDPRRAVTKATNSVIWRIGVFYLGSIFIVLTLLPWNDKSITEKGSYVAALDSIGIAHAGTIMEVIVLTAVLSCLNSGLYTASRMAFSLGERGDAPKAFAKVSKRGVPVAAILGSVVFGFVAVYFNYAFKDTVFNFLLNSSGAIALFVWLVICLTQLRMRGILMREAPEKVTVKMWLFPYLTWATAAMIVFVLGYMFFDDANREVVLLSVLVAAVVVAVGVVLDFRRKRALTP, via the coding sequence ATGAGCTCCACCACGACCCTTCAGAAGGCAGGCGGCGGTTCCGGTGACCCCGGTTCCACCCAGCCCTCCGACGGTCTGAAGGCCGGTCTCAAGAACCGCCACCTGTCCATGATCGCCATCGGCGGCGTCATCGGCGCCGGCCTCTTCGTCGGCTCCGGCGGCGGCATCGCCAAGGCCGGCCCCGCCATCCTGGTCTCCTACGCGCTGGTCGGCGCGATGGTGGTCTTCGTGATGCGGATGCTCGGCGAGATGGCGGCCGCCAGCCCGAACTCGGGCTCCTTCTCCGCGTACGCCGACCGGGCGCTGGGCCGCTGGGCCGGCTTCTCCATCGGCTGGCTGTACTGGTTCTTCTGGGTCGTAGTGCTGGCCGTGGAGGCCACCGCGGGTGCCGCGATCCTCGAAAGCTGGATCCCGGCCGTGCCGCAGTGGGCCTGGGCGCTCATCGTGATGGCGGTGCTGACCCTCACCAACCTGGGTTCGGTCGCCTCCTACGGCGAGTTCGAGTTCTGGTTCGCGGGCATCAAGGTCGTCGCCATCGGCGCGTTCGTGATCGTCGGCATGCTGGCCGTCTTCGGCCTGCTGCCCGGCTCGGACAACCCGGGTGCCGGCTTCGCGCACCTGACCGACACCGGCGGCTTCATGCCGAACGGCTGGGGCTCCATCCTCACCGGTGTGCTGATGGTCGTCTTCTCCTTCATGGGCAGCGAGATCGTCACGCTGGCGGCCGGCGAGTCCGAGGACCCGCGCCGCGCGGTCACCAAGGCCACCAACTCGGTGATCTGGCGGATCGGCGTCTTCTACCTGGGCTCGATCTTCATCGTCCTGACGCTGCTGCCGTGGAACGACAAGTCGATCACCGAGAAGGGCTCGTACGTCGCCGCCCTCGACTCGATCGGCATCGCGCACGCCGGCACGATCATGGAGGTCATCGTCCTGACCGCCGTGCTGTCCTGCCTGAACTCGGGCCTGTACACCGCCTCCCGGATGGCGTTCTCGCTCGGTGAGCGCGGCGACGCCCCGAAGGCGTTCGCCAAGGTGAGCAAGCGGGGCGTGCCGGTCGCCGCCATCCTGGGCTCCGTGGTCTTCGGCTTCGTCGCCGTGTACTTCAACTACGCGTTCAAGGACACGGTCTTCAACTTCCTGCTGAACTCCTCGGGTGCGATCGCGCTCTTCGTGTGGCTGGTCATCTGCCTGACCCAGCTGCGGATGCGCGGGATCCTCATGCGTGAGGCCCCGGAGAAGGTCACCGTGAAGATGTGGCTCTTCCCGTACCTGACCTGGGCAACCGCCGCGATGATCGTCTTCGTCCTGGGCTACATGTTCTTCGACGACGCGAACCGCGAGGTCGTGCTGCTCTCGGTGCTGGTCGCCGCGGTCGTCGTGGCCGTCGGCGTGGTGCTGGACTTCCGCCGCAAGCGGGCGCTCACGCCCTGA
- a CDS encoding ribose-5-phosphate isomerase — MRVYLGSDHAGFELKNHLVDWLKNNGHEPVDCGPHIYDAVDDYPPFCLRAAERTAADADSLGIVIGGSGNGEQIAANKVKGVRAVLAWSVDTAKLGREHNNANVISVGGRMHTQDEAVSFIEAFLATPYSNEERHTRRIEMLSAYEQTGELPPIPAHHPQQG; from the coding sequence ATGCGCGTGTACCTCGGATCCGACCATGCCGGCTTTGAGCTCAAGAACCACCTGGTGGACTGGCTCAAGAACAACGGCCACGAGCCCGTCGACTGTGGCCCCCACATCTACGACGCCGTGGACGACTACCCGCCGTTCTGCCTCCGCGCCGCCGAGCGGACCGCCGCGGACGCGGACAGCCTCGGCATCGTGATCGGCGGCTCGGGCAACGGCGAGCAGATCGCCGCCAACAAGGTCAAGGGCGTCCGCGCCGTACTGGCCTGGAGCGTCGACACCGCCAAGCTCGGCCGCGAGCACAACAACGCCAACGTCATCTCCGTCGGCGGCCGCATGCACACGCAGGACGAGGCCGTCAGCTTCATCGAGGCCTTCCTGGCGACCCCGTACTCCAACGAGGAGCGCCACACCCGCCGCATCGAGATGCTCTCCGCCTACGAGCAGACCGGCGAGCTCCCCCCGATCCCGGCCCACCACCCGCAGCAGGGCTGA
- a CDS encoding Fpg/Nei family DNA glycosylase produces the protein MPEGHTIHRLAQDHAERFAGRTVRVTSPQGRFADSAALLDGRELAVAEAHGKHLFLGFDGPGEDWIHIHLGLFGKYGLGPAPAPPATDTVRLRLRTDDHYADLRGPTACALITAAEKQDIHGRLGPDPLRPDDDPDRAWTRISRSRTTVAALLMDQKVVAGVGNVYRAEVLFRHGIDPYRAGRDLGRAEWEAMWTDLAALMREGVRNNRIDTVRPEHLPEAMGRPPRVDDHGGEVYVYRRADLPCHICGGEIRTADLAARNLFWCPTCQHP, from the coding sequence GTGCCCGAAGGGCATACGATCCACCGCCTCGCCCAGGACCACGCCGAGCGCTTCGCCGGCCGGACCGTCCGCGTCACCAGCCCCCAGGGCCGGTTCGCCGACAGCGCCGCCCTGCTCGACGGCCGGGAACTCGCGGTCGCCGAAGCCCACGGCAAGCACCTCTTCCTCGGCTTCGACGGCCCCGGCGAGGACTGGATCCACATCCACCTCGGCCTCTTCGGCAAGTACGGCCTCGGCCCCGCGCCCGCCCCGCCGGCCACCGACACCGTCCGCCTCCGGCTGCGCACCGACGACCACTACGCCGACCTGCGCGGCCCCACCGCCTGCGCGCTGATCACCGCCGCCGAGAAGCAGGACATACACGGCCGGCTCGGCCCCGACCCGCTGCGCCCCGACGACGACCCGGACCGGGCCTGGACCCGCATCTCCCGCAGCCGCACCACCGTCGCCGCCCTGCTCATGGACCAGAAGGTCGTCGCGGGCGTCGGCAACGTCTACCGAGCCGAAGTCCTCTTCCGGCACGGCATCGACCCCTACCGCGCCGGCCGCGACCTCGGCCGCGCCGAGTGGGAGGCGATGTGGACCGACCTCGCCGCCCTCATGCGCGAGGGCGTGCGCAACAACCGCATCGACACGGTCCGCCCGGAGCACCTGCCCGAGGCGATGGGGCGCCCGCCGCGCGTCGACGACCACGGCGGCGAGGTGTACGTGTACCGCAGGGCCGACCTGCCCTGCCACATCTGTGGCGGCGAGATCCGCACCGCCGACCTCGCCGCCCGCAACCTCTTCTGGTGCCCCACCTGCCAACACCCCTGA
- a CDS encoding GNAT family N-acetyltransferase: protein MTMDMRVLRPLEWDDWFRHLEVAFGGEAEPAEAREFYRDMTEPERSLGVWDGEACVGSASAFSFRLAVPGGALVPAAGVTMVGVAPTHRRRGVLTSLMRRQLDDVRAGGEPLAVLTASDPAIYGRFGYGAATYSLSVEVDTTRVRLAVPPEADGIRLRLVDPEEALGACEKVYAALLAVRPGMPARLPGWERQGVLDPASGRGGRAPLACVLAERADGEVVGYARYQVNPEWDMSGSAGSVEVRDLDALDPAAYAALWRYVFDIDLVWTVKAHKRPVDDPLLHLVSDVRRSAPRVRDQLHVRLVDVGAALAARVYGSPVDVVFEVTDAFCPWNEGRWRLTGDAKGASCVRTGDAADLALSVTELGAAYLGGVTLASLGGAGRVVERRAGALVEASRGFAGDVAPWLPHGF from the coding sequence ATGACGATGGACATGCGGGTCTTGCGGCCGTTGGAGTGGGACGACTGGTTCCGGCACCTGGAGGTGGCGTTCGGCGGGGAGGCCGAGCCTGCGGAAGCGCGGGAGTTCTACCGGGACATGACCGAGCCGGAGCGTTCCCTGGGCGTGTGGGACGGGGAGGCGTGCGTCGGTTCGGCGAGTGCTTTCAGTTTCCGGCTTGCGGTGCCGGGCGGGGCCCTGGTGCCGGCGGCCGGGGTGACGATGGTCGGGGTGGCGCCGACGCACCGCAGGCGCGGGGTGCTGACGTCGTTGATGCGGCGCCAGTTGGACGACGTACGGGCGGGTGGTGAGCCGCTGGCGGTGCTGACGGCTTCGGACCCGGCGATCTACGGGCGGTTCGGGTACGGCGCCGCGACGTACTCGCTGTCGGTGGAGGTGGACACGACCCGGGTGCGGCTGGCGGTGCCGCCGGAGGCGGACGGGATCCGGCTGCGGCTGGTCGATCCGGAGGAGGCGCTCGGGGCCTGCGAGAAGGTGTACGCGGCGCTGCTGGCGGTGCGGCCGGGGATGCCGGCCCGGCTGCCGGGCTGGGAGCGGCAGGGGGTGCTGGATCCGGCGTCGGGCCGCGGTGGGCGGGCGCCGCTGGCGTGTGTGCTGGCGGAGCGGGCGGACGGCGAGGTGGTGGGGTACGCGCGCTACCAGGTGAATCCGGAGTGGGACATGTCCGGGTCGGCCGGGTCGGTGGAGGTGCGCGACCTGGACGCGCTCGACCCGGCGGCGTACGCGGCGCTGTGGCGGTACGTCTTCGACATCGACCTGGTGTGGACGGTGAAGGCGCACAAGCGGCCGGTGGACGATCCGCTGCTGCACCTGGTGAGCGATGTGCGGCGGTCGGCGCCGCGGGTACGGGACCAGTTGCACGTGCGGCTGGTGGACGTGGGCGCGGCGCTGGCGGCGCGGGTGTACGGGTCGCCGGTGGACGTGGTCTTCGAGGTGACGGACGCGTTCTGTCCCTGGAACGAGGGACGCTGGCGGCTGACGGGTGACGCGAAGGGGGCGTCGTGCGTCCGCACCGGGGACGCGGCGGATCTGGCGCTGTCGGTGACGGAGCTGGGGGCGGCGTACCTGGGCGGGGTCACGCTGGCTTCGCTGGGCGGGGCGGGGCGGGTCGTCGAGCGGCGGGCGGGTGCGCTCGTGGAGGCGTCGCGGGGGTTTGCGGGGGATGTCGCGCCGTGGCTGCCGCACGGCTTCTGA
- a CDS encoding PP2C family protein-serine/threonine phosphatase, whose protein sequence is MAGARIESFSARTRKAALRARTALRKSAVDYFRGDASDWLALTGLFLTIPAIACGTIMMPVWFSPSALVLPIVAGGLLLRPASLLGLYAASAAALIVESVVLGPYTQGPGRVTPGTVLVVAACGFFGLVIAQFRSRVGVPWRRGGTMLFDLRERIRVQSKLPALPRGWHREMALRPAGGQSFSGDFVVAARTNGGRTLEVVLTDVSGKGMDAGSRALLLSGAFGGLLGSLPHRDFLPAANGYLLRQDWDEGFATSIHLVLDLETGDYELLSAGHLPALQLSAGTGRWQEKSGEGPLLGVYDGAEFRPTRGNLRRGDVLMLFTDGLVETADRDIGEGIDRLTGEADRYVSSGFEGAAWHLIEKVAKDVNDDRALLLIRRST, encoded by the coding sequence ATGGCCGGAGCGCGCATCGAATCGTTCAGCGCCCGGACGCGCAAAGCCGCGCTCCGGGCGCGCACCGCCCTGCGCAAATCCGCCGTCGACTACTTCCGCGGCGACGCCTCCGACTGGCTCGCCCTCACCGGACTGTTCCTGACCATCCCCGCCATCGCCTGCGGGACGATCATGATGCCGGTCTGGTTCTCCCCGTCCGCACTGGTCCTGCCCATCGTCGCGGGCGGCCTGCTGCTGCGCCCCGCCAGCCTGCTCGGCCTCTACGCCGCCTCCGCCGCCGCCCTGATCGTCGAATCCGTCGTCCTCGGCCCGTACACCCAGGGACCGGGCCGGGTCACCCCCGGCACCGTGCTCGTCGTCGCCGCCTGCGGATTCTTCGGACTGGTCATCGCCCAGTTCCGCAGCCGGGTCGGCGTGCCCTGGCGGCGCGGCGGCACCATGCTCTTCGACCTGCGCGAACGCATCCGCGTCCAGAGCAAGCTGCCCGCCCTGCCCCGCGGCTGGCACCGCGAGATGGCGCTGCGCCCCGCGGGCGGCCAGTCCTTCTCCGGCGACTTCGTCGTCGCCGCCCGCACCAACGGCGGCCGCACCCTCGAAGTCGTCCTCACCGACGTCTCCGGCAAGGGCATGGACGCCGGCTCGCGCGCCCTGCTCCTCTCCGGCGCCTTCGGCGGCCTGCTCGGCTCGCTCCCGCACCGGGACTTCCTGCCCGCCGCCAACGGCTACCTGCTCCGCCAGGACTGGGACGAGGGCTTCGCCACCTCCATCCACCTCGTCCTCGACCTCGAAACCGGCGACTACGAACTCCTCAGCGCCGGCCACCTGCCCGCCCTCCAGCTCTCCGCGGGCACCGGCCGCTGGCAGGAGAAGTCCGGCGAGGGCCCCCTGCTCGGCGTCTACGACGGCGCCGAGTTCCGGCCCACCCGCGGCAACCTGCGCCGCGGCGACGTCCTGATGCTCTTCACGGACGGCCTCGTCGAGACCGCCGACCGGGACATCGGCGAAGGCATCGACCGGCTGACCGGCGAGGCCGACCGCTACGTCTCCTCCGGCTTCGAAGGCGCCGCCTGGCACCTCATCGAAAAGGTCGCCAAGGACGTCAACGACGACCGGGCCCTCCTCCTCATCCGCCGCTCCACCTGA
- a CDS encoding HD domain-containing protein translates to MTHLTLTEVEALARAAHAGQTDKAGRPYAEHLQAVADGVRARGGSDRQIAAAWLHDSVEDDALSHRWLAAAALPQEVKDMVLAVTKRPGEATADYTARILATPGALLVKEADLAHNADPARLAVLDGPTRERLTEKYARVRELLGLPPG, encoded by the coding sequence GTGACCCACCTGACCCTGACCGAGGTCGAGGCGCTGGCCCGCGCGGCCCACGCCGGCCAGACCGACAAGGCGGGCCGCCCGTACGCGGAACACCTCCAGGCCGTCGCCGACGGGGTGCGGGCCCGCGGCGGCAGCGACCGCCAGATCGCCGCCGCCTGGCTGCACGACTCCGTCGAGGACGACGCCCTCAGCCACCGGTGGCTGGCCGCGGCCGCCCTCCCGCAGGAGGTGAAGGACATGGTCCTCGCCGTCACCAAGCGCCCCGGCGAGGCCACCGCCGACTACACCGCCCGCATCCTCGCCACCCCCGGCGCCCTCCTCGTCAAGGAGGCCGACCTCGCGCACAACGCGGACCCGGCCCGGCTGGCGGTCCTGGACGGCCCGACCCGCGAACGGCTCACCGAGAAGTACGCCCGGGTGCGGGAGTTGCTCGGGCTGCCGCCCGGCTGA